The DNA window AGCGATTTGATCCGCGCCGCCGCGCGCATATCGACGCTGCCCGCAAACCGGAAGTGCCAGAAGTCGCACTGCTCGTTGGTCAACTCGGTCGCCAGCGCGCCGCAGTTCAAATACAGGATGCGATTATCCGGATTGCGCGCGTTATGCTTGGACACGGCGTCGATCAGCGCCGAGCCGACATTGGAGCCGGTGCAGTGCATGACGAACGGAATATTCTGGTCCGTCATGTTTTTCAGCGCGATCAATGCTTCGGCCGGCTGCAGCTTGTCGTCGAACGGAACAAGTTCGAACTTCCTGCCCAGCGCCCCGCCGGCAGCGTTCTTGCGCGCGATAATGAATTGAAAGGCTTTGAGAAATTCATCGCCACCGGAGGCGAAGGGCCCGGAGAACGGATCGGTATAGGCTAGCTTGATGGTTTCCTCGGCGACCGCCGGACGTCCAAAAGACAATAGCCCCAGGACCAGAAAAGAATAGCAAACAAGGCGCAAGCAACCGCTCATCGCGTCCCTCCCCTATGCCCTATCCATTTTTGGATAGATATTCTTTCTTGGATTAGAGAGTACATCGCGGATGAGGCGAGTCAATCGGCAGGCTTCACCGAAGGCCCAATCAACGGCTACGAATGGGCAGATGCTCTGGTTCGTCAGATCCGTCTGTCACATGACAGCGTGACGCTGATCGCGCTCTCCGCACCAACGAAGCCGAGCTGCGAAACATGTCATGCACATGCTGCCCGATTCGGATTTAATCGCTACTCGATTTTTAAACCGGACGATTTAACGGCCGCCGCCCAACGCGTATCTTCGCTTGCGAGAAATGCGCCGAATTCCTTTGGTCCCATGTCGCGGGGGATGGCGCCCAGATTGGCAAACTTTTCGGCCATCTCGGGCGTTCGCATGACCTTGTTGATCGCAGCGCCGAGTTGGTCGACCCGCTCTTTCGGTGTCGCGGCGGCGACGACGATGCCGAGCCAGGCCGACAGATTGATTTCGGGAAAGCCTTCTTCCGCCAGGGTAGGCGTGTCCGGGAATGCCGGCACCCGCTTGGCATAGGCGCTCGCGAGCAGCCGCATCTTGCCGGCGCGGATGAAGGGCTCGGTCACGGCAACCGTATCCATGGCAACGCCGACGATGCCGGCCATGAGATCGTTCATCGCAGGCGGGCTGCCCTTGTAGGGGACGTGCAAGATCGTAATTCCGGCACGCTGCTTGAAGACTTCCATGCCGAGATGCGACAGCGTGCCGTTGCCGGACGAAGGATGCGCGAGCTTGTCCGGGTTCGCCTTGGCGTAGGCGATCAATTCAGGCACGCTTTTGATCGGCAGCGATGGATTGACCACCAGCAGCAACGGCAGATCGGCGACCAGCGCCACCGGCGCCAGGTCCTTGAAAGTGTCGTAGCCGACGGTTTTATACATATGCGGGTTGACAACCAGCGAGGCCAGCGGCGCTAGCACCATGGTGTGGCCGTCGGCCGGCGATTGCGACAGCGAAGCCAGCGCCATGCTGCCGCCCTGCCCCGGCCGGTTTTCGACGATGACGGTTTCGCCGAGCGCCGGAGCGAGCCGGTCAGCCAGCAGACGCGCCACCAGGTCGGTTGCCTGTCCCGGCGGAAATCCGACCAGGATATGCGTCAGCTCGGCGCTCCGCGCCTCGGCGAACGTCAAAACAAGAGCCATGACAGCCATCAACAATCGCCGCATGCCGCACCTTCCGTGAATTAAATGGTCCCAGCCTTACGCAGCCGCTCGATCTCCTGAACGTTCAGGCCAAGCGCGCCGTAAATCTCGTCGTTATGCTGGCCGAGCGAGGGGCCTGCGCGCCGCACCGAAACCGGGGTTTCCGAAAAACGCGGCACCACGCATTGCATGCGGACGTCGCCCAACTCTTCGTCGGCAACGCTCACGATCGCTTGCCGCGCGATGAAATGAGGGTCGGCGAAAATATCGGCCGCATCATAGATCGGTGAAAAGCCGACCTCGTGCGCCTGCAGGCGGTTGCGCAGTTCGTCCAGTGTGAGACGCGAGATGGCGTCGCTTACGATTTTATCGATCGCGTGATTGTTTTTCACCCGCGCGGGATTGTCGATGAAGCGGGCGTCAGAGATCAGATCTTCGAGTTCAAGCGCCTTGCAAAACCGCTCGAAGATGCTTTGCGTCGACGCCGCGATCGATGCCCATTTGCCGTCGGCGGTCGCATAGATATTGCCGGGCGCGGCGTACTGGCTGCGGTTGCCGCTCGCCACGCGCACGGCGCCAAGCTGGTCGTATTCGATGGCCAGGAACTCGAGCGTGCGCATCATCGCTTCGGCGACCGCGCAATCAATCTCCTGGCCGCGCGCGGCCGGATTGTCCTTGATGCGGTACAGCTCCGCGAGCACGCCAATGGCGCCGAACAGCCCGCCGATCGGATCCGAGATCGGGTAACCGAGATGCAGCGGCGTGCCGCCGTCCTCGCCGCACATCCGCGTAAAGCCGCTCATCGCTTCAAACACGCGCGCAAAGCCGGGGGTACTGCGATAAGGCCCGGTTTGACCGAAGCCGGTGACACGCAGGATCGTCAGCCGCGGATTGATATCCTGCAGCCAGGCCCGCGTAATCCCCCAGCCGTCAAGCGTGCCGCTGCGAAAGTTCTCGACCAGAACATCATGTTGCGCGACAAGGCGGCCAAGCAGCGCCTTGCCGTCGGGTTTACGCAGATCGAGCGTGATGCCCTTCTTGTTGCGATTGGTGACCTTCCACCATAGCGGGACGCCGTCCTTGTGCGGCGCAAGCCGACGCAAGGCGTCACCGGTCTCCGGCATCTCGACCTTGAGCACTTCGGCGCCGAGATCGGCGAGCAAGGTCGAGGCAAACGGCCCCGCGATCACCGTCGAAATATCGAGAATGCGCAGCCCAGTGAGCGGACCGGAAGGAGCGGTGGCGTCGAACGTTTCTGACATCCCTTATCCTACCGCCGCGCTATCCTATGCGATATGATCATATCCGATAAAACAGTATTACCGGATTGGCATATCCCGCCATGGATATCAAGCAGCTGAAAACCTTCGTCGATGTGGCGGCCAACGGCAGTTACGCGCGGACGGCCGCCATTGTCGGCATCGCCCAGTCGGCGCTCAGCCGCCAGATGGCGGCGCTGGAACGCGGCATCGGCGGCAGGCTGTTTCACCGCACCGGACGCGGCGTGGTGCTGACCGAACTCGGCGAGCGCATGTTGCCGCGCGCCCGTACGCTGGTCGCCGACGCCTCCGCCTGGGAGATCGCGGCCAGACAGGAACGCGCGGAGCCCCATGGCGAGGTCACGCTCGGGGTGGTGCCGGTCGCCTCGCGCGGGCTGATCGCCTCGCTCGCCGCCGAACTGCGCAACCACTATCCCGGCATTCGGCTGCGCGCGCTCGAGGCCTATAGCGGCCAGGTCGAGGAATGGCTGGGATCCGGACGCGTCGAGATCGCGATCTACAATCGCTACCGGCGCGGACGCGTCGCGAATGCCGAATCGCTGGCGCGCGCGGACGTTCATCTGATCGCGCGGCGCGATCACCCGATGGCGCGACGGCGTGAGCTCGCGGTTCGCTCCTTTGCCGAGATTGCTTTGGCGATGCCGGTACGCCCGAACAGCCTGACCAGCCTGCTGACGGGACTAGCTGCGTCACAGCATTTCGAGCTCGACATCCGCTTCGAAGCCGGCTCGACCCCACTGATCAAGGACGTGATGCTGGCATCCGACCTTGCCACGGTCTCGTCCCGCCATGTATTCGCACGGGAGATCGCGTCCGGCGAACTGGTCGCCATTCCCGTCGTGCGGCCAAAGATCGTGCAGACGACCTGGATGTCCCTGAGTTCGCAGCATCCGCCATCCGCCGCGGCTCAGATCGTAACGCGTCTCATTCGCCAGCTGGCTGCACGGCCGCGCGCGGCGAAGTAAGTGTTGAACCTCGCTTACAGACGCGCATGCTGCGCTTTTCCGGCAGCCAACGGGTCCGCGGGCGGTAAAAGGGAGTTTCACCGATGTTTTTCAATATGACGCGGTCGGTTAGCCGCATCGTATTCGCCGCGGCCGCCGCGTGCGGTCTGTTTTCCGAAATCGGGACAGCGAAGGCGCAGTCGGCTTTCTATCAAGCATCTGCTGCTGTCATCGCCGGGACGCCCGGTACCGTCATCCGCCAGGAGGCGATGTTTGGCGCACCCGCCGGCGCATCTGCCTACCGGGTGCTCTATCGGTCGACCACACCCGATGACGTGCCGATCGCGGTCTCCGGCGTCATTATTATTCCGGCGGGCGATCCTCCGCCAGGGGGCTGGCCGATTGTCGCCTGGGCTCATCCCACCACTGGAATCGTGCCGCGCTGCGCGCCTTCGCTTGCGATCTTCATCTTCCAGCAGATCGCCGGGAGCAGGGAATTGCTCGAGCAGGGCTATGCGATCGCGGCGACCGACTATCCCGGCCTCGGGACCCCAGGTCCGCATCCGTATCTCGTGGGAGAGAGCGAAGCGCGCGCCGTGATCGATTCCGTGCGGGCCGCGCGATCGTTTCCAGGCTTGGCCAATTCCAGCCGTTACGCGGTGTGGGGACATTCGCAAGGCGGCCAGGCCTCGCTCTTTACCGGCATGATATCGAAAAGCTACGCACCGGAATTGCAGCTCGTGGGCGTGGCCGCCGCCGCGCCCGCGACCGATCTGGCAACGCTGATGACCGACGACCTAAATACGTCGGGCGGCCGCAATCTCACCGCGATGACGGTGTGGTCGTGGTCGCGGGTGTTTCGCGCGCCGATCGACAGCGTTATAGCGCCCGCGGCAATGCCGACCGTCAACCTGCTCGCGACGGAATGCATTGAGTCGCTGTTCGACATTTTTGTCCGCAACAAAACATCGGAACCGCTGGCGCAGGAATTCCTGACGGTTGCGAATCCGGCCACGATCGAACCATGGCGATCGCTGCTCGTCCGCAACACGCCCGGCGTGCTGCCCAGCTCGCTTCCGGTATTTCTCGCGCAGGGATCGACCGATGGTCTGGTACGGCCGCAGGTGACGTTGGATTATATGCATCGCCTCTGCGAAGCGGGAAGCCGCGTGCGGATGCTCGTCATGCCGAACGTCAATCACGGCTTCGCCGGCCGTGATAGCGCCAGCGCGGCTGCCGGCTGGATGGCGGACCGATTCGCGGAACGTCCGGCCCCCAGCGATTGCCCCGGCTGAGCCGAATGGCCCGGAAACCGCCATTCCACATATGTGGAATTTTTTTACGCGTATTGGCGGGACGACGGCTCTCGCCGTAACCTGACGGCAAATGTCCTCCATGTCAGAGGATCGTCAGGGTTTGTCAGGGAAACGTTCATGAAAGTCTTCATCTTCGATCTGCTCGCCTATGGCGAACAACTCGACCATCTCAAGGTCGGCAGCGAGCTGCCCTACCCGTTGTCGAACCGTTACTTCAAGGCCGATGTGGCCGTTCGCACCTATGCCGAGCACCTCGAAGCCTGGGAAGAGCTCGACAAGCTCGGCTATGACGGCGTCGGCTTCAACGAGCATCACTGCTCGCCTTACGGGCTGATGAACTCGCCGAACCTGATGGCGGCGGCGGCCGCGCAACGAACGAAAAAGCTGAAGCTGCTGATTTATGGCAATCTGCTGCCGCTGCACGAACCGCTGCGGCTCGCCGAAGAACTGGCGATGCTCGATTGCCTGTCGAACGGCCGGCTGATCTCGGGCTTTGCCCGCGGCATTCCGCGCGAATACCAGGTGCACAACGTGCCGCTGAAGGATTCCCGCGCGCGTTACGAAGAGGCCTACGAGATCATCACCCGTGCCTGGTCGGAGGATATATTTTCCTACGAGGGAAAATTCTGGTCCTACAAGGACGTCGCGCTCTGGCCGCGCCCGGTGCAGAAGCCGGGTCCGGAAATCTGGATTCCGATCGTCGGCAGCAAGGAATCGATCGAGTTCGCCGGAAAGAAGAACGCCGTCATCACGCCGGGACTGGCGCGCGGCGGCCTGCAGGAAGACATCATCCGCTATTTCGCCAAATGCCTCGCCAACAATGGACATCAAATCACGCCCAATCATCTTTCGATTGCGTTGTCCGCCTATGTGGCCGACAGCAAGGCGGAAGCCGTGCGCGAATTCGCGCCCTACCACCTCTATTTCAACCGCACGCTGTTCAGCCACGGCAACTTCACGGAAACCGCCAAGCAACGCGACGCCGGTTATGTCTCGCAATCATCAAATGATTACGTGCGCCCGGAGAACATGAAGGCAGCGGCGGGGTTGCGCGAAGATTATCGCAACATGACGATGGCGGATTTCGAACGGCAGGCCGAGAACATGCCGCTCGGCACCGCCAAGGAAGTCACGGAACGCATCATCAGCGCCGCGGAGGCCGCTGGCGCCAACCAGGTGCAGATCAGCCTGAACCGTGGCGCGCTGCCGCATGAAATGTTCATGGAGCAGATCCGGCGCTTTGCGCGCGAAGTGTTGCCGGCGCTGCAGGCCCATGAAGTGCGTCGGGTTCCGCTTGGAGAGGACGTCGCGGCGTAACGGTGCCAATCCGCCGCGTTACCCGATTTGATCTCGGCCCATGGCAAACCGGTTTTGCCATGGGCCTGTTGTGCTGATTGAAGAGGACAGGCTTTTCGGACAATCATATAACAATAATAAAATGTGTGTCGGCCAAGGGGAACGACACCGCACTAAAAACCACAGGGAGGGTAGCCATGAGCGGTGAACTGCGGTCACCCGTCGAAGAGGCGCTGGAGAACCAGCCATTCGGCGCGTTGCAACTGCGCGTCGTTCTGCTGTGCGCGCTGGTGCAGGCGTTCGACGGGTTCGATCTCGGCACCATCGGGATGGCGGCGCCTTCGCTGTCGAAAGCATGGGGCGTCGCGCCACAGCTTTTCACTACCGCATTCGTGATGTCGAGCGTCGGCATTCTGGTGGGCGCGCTCGCGTCGGGTCCATTGGGTGACCGCTTCGGGCGCAAGCCGCTGCTCATCATCAGCGTCGCCTTCATTGGCGTCTTTTCGGTGATGAGTGCCTTTGCGTGGTCGATCCCCTCGATCACCGCCATGCGATTTATGACCGGGCTCGGTATCGGCGGTGCGATGCCGGTCACGGTCGCGCTCACCTCCGATTACAGTCCGATCAACCGGCGCGGCACGCTGATCATGCTGATGTTCTGCGGCAATACGCTCGGCGGCTTCCTTGGCGGGCAGCTCGTCGCGCAGATACTTCCGATCTACGGCTGGCAGAGCATCTTTTTCGCCGGCGGCATTCCACCGCTGCTGCTGATTCCCTTCCTGATGATTTTCCTGCCGGAATCGCCGCGGTTCCTGATCGTCCACCGCGCCGACGCGCCGGCGACACAGGATATCTTGCGGCAGCTCAACGTCAGTGCGCAGGCGGCGGCATCGAAAATGGTCGACGTCGCCAAGGGCAATCCGGTGGCGCAGCTCTTCACCGGCGGCCTGGCGCTGACGACGATCCTGGTCTGGATCGTGTTCTTTGCCAATCTCCTGAACATGTATCTGTTCAGCTACTGGATGCCGACGGTGCTGACGCTGTCCGGCCTGAAGCCTGAAAATGCGATCTTCTCGGCCAGCATGTTCCAGCTGGGCGGCATCCTCAGCACCGCGCTTCTCGGCCCGATGATCGACCGCTTCGGAGCGCCGCGCGTGCTGGCATGCAGCTTCGCATCCGGCGTGATCTTCATTCTCACCATCGGTCTGTACAACCTTCCCGCGCCCGTCATCATGATTCCGATCCTTGGCGCAGGGGCGGCCATGATCGGGAGCCAGCTCGGCGCCAACGCGATGGTCGCGGCGCTGTATCCGGCGCGGATCCGTTCGACCGGCGTGGGCTGGGCGCTCGGCATCGGCCGGCTCGGCGGCATCGCCGGACCGGCGATCGGCGGCACATTGCTGGCGTTCGGCCTGCCGCCAAAGCAGATCTTCCTGTGCGCCTGCGGCCCGGCGCTGATCGCCGCCTGCGCCACGGTTCTTTTGACCATGAAGGCCGCGCGGAATCGCGAAATCGTCGTCGCCGCACCGCAGACGCGGGCGGCTTGAACCGGATGCCGCTGAACCGATGATGGATTTCTCCGGCAAGACCGCGTTCGTTACCGGCGGCGCCAGCGGCATTGGTTTTGCGCTTTGCCGCGCTTTCGGTCAGCGCGGCATGAGCGTCGCGATTGCCGATGTCGAGGCGGAAGCGTGCGCGAAGGCGGTCGAAACGCTGCGCAATGAAGGTATCCGGGCAATCGGAACAAGCTGCGACGTGTCCGATCGCAACTCGCTTGCCGGGGCCGCGAACAGGACTTTTTCGGAATTGGGCAAGGTTCACGTCCTCTGCAACAATGCCGGCGTATCCCGCGCGGGGCCGATCGAAAGCATCGCCGCATCCGACTGGGAATGGGTGATCGGCGTCAACCTCAAGGGCCTGATCCACGGCCTGCAGATCTTTCTGCCGCACATAAAGGCGCATGGCGAGACTGGCCATATCGTCAACACGGCATCGATGAACGGCGTGGTGGGCGCGCCGCTCGCGGGGCCCTATAGCGCCACCAAATTCGCGTCCGTCGGCATATCCGAGGTGCTGGCCGCCGAACTCGAGGACAGCCTGATCGGCGTCAGCGTGCTGTGCCCCAGTTGGGTCAAGACGCGCATGCTCGACAATGGCCGCAATCGCCCCGCCCATTTCGGCGGTCCTATTTCGCTGGATGCAGACGGAGCCAATGCCGAGCGCAACAAGCGCTATGCCAAGGCGCTGGAAAACGGCCTCGATCCGGCCGACGTCGCAAAACTCGTGATCGAGGCGATCGAAACCCGCCGGCTGTATATCTTCACGCATGCCGATCGCCGCAGCGATGTCGAGCGGCGCTTCGAGCTGATGATGGAGGGTTTTGAGGCGTTGGCCGAGAAGCCGGCCGAACCGCCGCAACGTCAAGCAGAATCGAAACGGCGATGATGAATTTTTCCGGCAAGACCGCTTTTGTCACGGGCGCCGCCAACGGCATCGGCCTTGGCCTTTGCCGGGCATTGGCACGCAACGGCGCCAATATCGTGCTCGCCGATATCGAGCAGGCGCAGCTCGAAATCGCGCGCCGCGAGCTTTCCACCTTCAACGTCCGTACCCATGCCATCGAGGTCGACGTGTCAGATGCGGCCGCCTACGAGCGCGCCGCGGATGAGGCCGAAGCCGAGTTCGGCAATATCCATTTGCTGTTCAACAATGCCGGCGTGTCGCTGGGCCCAAAGCCGCTATGGGAGGTCACGCCGGAACAATGGGAATGGATTTTTGGCGTCAATATCCATGGCGTCCTCAACGGCATCCGCGTTCTGGTGCCGCGGATGCAAAGGCATGGCGAGGCTGGTCATGTCGTCAACACCGCCTCGATCGGCGGCCTGCAGGTTAACCCGAAGCTGCGCAATGGCTCCTATGCCATGACGAAATACGCCGTCGTCGCAGCTTCCGAGGCGCTGGCGCTCGATCTCGAAGGCACAAACCTTGGCGTTTCCGTGCTTTGCCCTGCCCCTCGTCGCCACCACGCTTCATGCCTCGTCGCGACGCCGCCCGGCGCGATTGGGCGGCGCTTACGAACGACCCGGCGCCGACATTGCGAAGGCCTGGCAATCCGCCGGGCTGTCTCCCGACGACGTCGGACGGCGCGTTCTCGATGCCGTTGCGCGCTCCGAGTTCTTCATCTTCACGCATGAAGAACCGCGGGCCTGGATCGAAGCGCGGCATGCGCGGCTCCTGGCGGGCTTTGATTCGATCGCACGCTACAACGCCGGCGAAGGCACGAGCTGACCCGGCACCTCGATTGATCGGGGTTAGTCGATCGCGCCAGAAAAATGCGACAGCCGCGCGCTCTCGGCGCGAAGCGCGGCAAGGATTTTGGTCAAATTCTTCTCGATCCGTTCCTGCGGACCGGCCACCCCGATCGCAAGCCGCCGGTGTGTGGGTGGCGTCGGCATCATCATGCCGATAACGCCGACGCCGCGCGTCACCATCCCGCGCGACAGGCAATAGCCGTCGCGACGGACCTTTTCGATTCCGGCCTTCAGCCGATCGAGCGACGACACGCCGCGTTCGATCTTTTTCAGTTTGACCGTTCGCCGGTAGATCCGCGCGATATCCTGGTCGGTCTCTTCACTCAGCAACGGCCAGCCGACGCCCGAGTGCACCAGCAAAACTTTCGTGCCCACCATCGTGTAGTACTGCAGCGGTTGCCTGGCGCGGATGATGTCGACGATCTCGACATAGATGTCCGTCACCGTCCCCAACAGGATGGTTTCTCCGACCTTGCGTCCAATCCGGCGCACCGCTTCCTGAACCGGTCCGGTCTCGTAATTTTCCGATGTCACCCAGCCGCCGAGCTGCGAAAGCCGCAGCGTCGGCAAATAGGCGCGCGAGGTGCTCTCGAACGACAGGTAATTCAGTTGCGCCATGGTCTTTAACAGCGCCGCCGCGCTCGAGGTCGGCATGCCCAGCGCGTCGACGACATCCTTCAGCCGGAGCGGACATTGCCGTTCGCGGAATAATTCGAGAATATCGAAAACCCTGCGTGCTGATTTCGTCAGTTCGTTCGACATGGCCCCAAGGCTGCTCCCCGAGGCTGCTACGGCGCGTATTCGATGTGGGCGCGGATCGAATGACTGGCCTGGTCGATCCAGCCAAATTTTTGCACGGCCGCGATCATGTTCGACAGGCCCTCCTGCCACCACGCTTCCGATTTGAGCGACGGCCATTCGCGCAGCGCCTTTTCGGAAATCCAGGCATGCTCGCGATCGCTGCTGACAGCCATGTGCCCGAGCAGCTCGGCCTGCGTCGTGCCGTCAAGCGAACCTTCGATGCGAACCGAGAACGCCCGAAAATTGCTGACGTCGTCGATTTCGATGGAGCGGCTTGAGGCAATAATGCGAATGATCATGGTTTAGTTCTCAATCCTCAGCCAGTCCTTCCGACGGCGAAAGCCGTGCGCCGCTGCGACGCTTGGTGCGTTGCGGGACAGGGTCGAATAACACCATCTGACCGCGCAACCGAGCGAAAATCTGTCGCAATACGTGAGTTGCTTCAACCCCGTCATAACCATCCGCACCACCACGACGCACATAGGCGACTCTCGCGTGCGCCGTTAACGATGGAATATTAACGACTGCGAGTGCTTATCCACCAGAGTTCACGGGCAAAGCCGTGCGAGGAGTGCAGACATGAAATTCTATTCCAGCCTGGCTGTCGTCGCGATGCTTTTGAGCAGCGCGGCAGCTACGCGCGCGCAAAACCTTCCGTCCTACATGGCGCCAATCTCCGGCCTGACCACCACGACGCCGGCCGATATCGCGACCAAGGACGTGCTGGCGCTGAATACGGGCATGTTCGAACTCTATGGCGACGCAGGAAAGGTCTTTCAGGCCAATATCCTGGCCAAGCATCCCGTGATCCTCGGCCTGTTCTCCGGCTCCGGCGGACGATTTACGCTCTATCGTCCCGGCATGGCGCCGCTCGACGCACCGCAGGTGCCGGTCGTCTATCAGCTATTGAAATCGGTTGGTCACAGCACGATGGCGCTGGCGGAGGTTGTCGGGCCTTATCTGGATAATCCCGCCAATACGTCCTGGCGCGGATCGATGCTGGCGTATCGCAGCCGGATGCAATCGGCGCTCGACGGCCTGGACACGACGCCGATGCAACCCGAGTGGCGCGACAACAATCGCACCATCCTGAAGAACAACATTGCATTCATGGACGATTGCGTCGCCAAGGGCGTCATCGCTTTCTCGTCTCTGGAAGCCTTCGGCAAGAAGCAGGCGCCTTATCTGGCTAAAAACGTCGCTTGGGCGGCGCAGACCCAGGTCAATCACTGGATGACCGTGCTTGCGGACTGGAAAACCATGCTCGGGCCCGACTGGGACAAGGCCTACGCGGCGAGCAACACGATCTATGTCGCGCGCCAGAACAACGTGCTGTTTAGCGTGCTGGCGCAGTTCTTCCCCCCGGAAGCGATCAACGACCGACTGTTGCTGATCGAGACGGTCTCCTTCACGACCACGCAGGCCGACATGCTGGATTCGCTGACCCGCATCATCGCCGATCGCTCCGTCGGCTCGCTGTTCTTCGGCAACTACCACTTGATGGACTATGAGCTGATGGGGGGTGATGCGCGCGCCGCGATCATTGCGGAAAGCGGCAAACGGGGAATGACGCCGTTCCTTCCGCCGGTGGTGCCGTTCGGTTCGCATCAATGGCCGACTTTGGTGACGCCGGGACCGGGTCCCGCATCGATCGCCGACCTTAAATAATTCCGGACGGCGCGCGATACCTGTCGGGGCAGGATCGCGCATTGTCCCCTCGCTCGTGCGAACCGACGCGATCATTGGTTGTAAACGTCGCGCACTATTCTACTGTTCGCAACGAATCAATCTTAACCGTTGCGGGCTTAGCGTGGCGCTTGCCTGTAATTGATTCCTGCGTCGGTGCCCCCGGCGGTTTGACCAAAGGCGGAAATATGCGGCCCTCGCGACGCGAGTTCGTGAAGTGGATAACGGCGAGCGGAATTTCGCTCAGCCTGTCGCGGCTGGCGGCGGCCACCGAAACCGGCTTCGACGCGCATGAGACGCTGCCGGGACGGCAAAACTGGAATCCGGCAGCCAAGGGCCTCGGCCGCATCGACGGCGTCGCCAAAGTCACGGGATCGAAACTCTACGCCTCCGATTATCGCGCTGCGGATATGCCGGGCTGGCCGAAGGCGACTTCGCATGCACTGCTGGTGCGGGCGCCGGATGCGACCCATGTCTATATCGGCATGGACCCCGCCCGGCTATCCGGAGCGCTCAAGCCTTCGGTGATCGTGACCGCGGCCGATCTGGAAAAAATCGGCACCCGCGTTCCGGAATTCTATACTGGCGACCTGTTCTGCCCGGTCGGCAAGACGCCGATCTATATGGGCCAACCGGTGGCGCTCCTGATCTTCGAAAAGTTCGACGCCTTCGACCAAGCGCGGCTGGCGCTGCGCGACGGGACGTTCGTCAAATTTGGCGAGGAAACCGGCCCTGTTAGCTTGCCCGACTACGGCACCTTTCGGTTCACCCGCGTGGCCGGCGCGACGCCCGACGCGCCCGATGTCTATTCGCCGATCCAGGCCGGCTGGGTCAGCCCAAAGCGTTTTCAGGATACGACGCTGCCGGTGTGGTCGCCGCTCGCCAGGGAGACCCAGCCTGCTTATGGCAAGGCCGCCGCGCTGGGCGACCAGATCCGCGCCGAACTCGCCGCGGACAATCCGGCGCTATTGGTACTGGACCGC is part of the Bradyrhizobium canariense genome and encodes:
- a CDS encoding alpha/beta fold hydrolase, whose product is MFFNMTRSVSRIVFAAAAACGLFSEIGTAKAQSAFYQASAAVIAGTPGTVIRQEAMFGAPAGASAYRVLYRSTTPDDVPIAVSGVIIIPAGDPPPGGWPIVAWAHPTTGIVPRCAPSLAIFIFQQIAGSRELLEQGYAIAATDYPGLGTPGPHPYLVGESEARAVIDSVRAARSFPGLANSSRYAVWGHSQGGQASLFTGMISKSYAPELQLVGVAAAAPATDLATLMTDDLNTSGGRNLTAMTVWSWSRVFRAPIDSVIAPAAMPTVNLLATECIESLFDIFVRNKTSEPLAQEFLTVANPATIEPWRSLLVRNTPGVLPSSLPVFLAQGSTDGLVRPQVTLDYMHRLCEAGSRVRMLVMPNVNHGFAGRDSASAAAGWMADRFAERPAPSDCPG
- a CDS encoding LLM class flavin-dependent oxidoreductase translates to MKVFIFDLLAYGEQLDHLKVGSELPYPLSNRYFKADVAVRTYAEHLEAWEELDKLGYDGVGFNEHHCSPYGLMNSPNLMAAAAAQRTKKLKLLIYGNLLPLHEPLRLAEELAMLDCLSNGRLISGFARGIPREYQVHNVPLKDSRARYEEAYEIITRAWSEDIFSYEGKFWSYKDVALWPRPVQKPGPEIWIPIVGSKESIEFAGKKNAVITPGLARGGLQEDIIRYFAKCLANNGHQITPNHLSIALSAYVADSKAEAVREFAPYHLYFNRTLFSHGNFTETAKQRDAGYVSQSSNDYVRPENMKAAAGLREDYRNMTMADFERQAENMPLGTAKEVTERIISAAEAAGANQVQISLNRGALPHEMFMEQIRRFAREVLPALQAHEVRRVPLGEDVAA
- a CDS encoding Bug family tripartite tricarboxylate transporter substrate binding protein — encoded protein: MRRLLMAVMALVLTFAEARSAELTHILVGFPPGQATDLVARLLADRLAPALGETVIVENRPGQGGSMALASLSQSPADGHTMVLAPLASLVVNPHMYKTVGYDTFKDLAPVALVADLPLLLVVNPSLPIKSVPELIAYAKANPDKLAHPSSGNGTLSHLGMEVFKQRAGITILHVPYKGSPPAMNDLMAGIVGVAMDTVAVTEPFIRAGKMRLLASAYAKRVPAFPDTPTLAEEGFPEINLSAWLGIVVAAATPKERVDQLGAAINKVMRTPEMAEKFANLGAIPRDMGPKEFGAFLASEDTRWAAAVKSSGLKIE
- a CDS encoding MFS transporter, translated to MSGELRSPVEEALENQPFGALQLRVVLLCALVQAFDGFDLGTIGMAAPSLSKAWGVAPQLFTTAFVMSSVGILVGALASGPLGDRFGRKPLLIISVAFIGVFSVMSAFAWSIPSITAMRFMTGLGIGGAMPVTVALTSDYSPINRRGTLIMLMFCGNTLGGFLGGQLVAQILPIYGWQSIFFAGGIPPLLLIPFLMIFLPESPRFLIVHRADAPATQDILRQLNVSAQAAASKMVDVAKGNPVAQLFTGGLALTTILVWIVFFANLLNMYLFSYWMPTVLTLSGLKPENAIFSASMFQLGGILSTALLGPMIDRFGAPRVLACSFASGVIFILTIGLYNLPAPVIMIPILGAGAAMIGSQLGANAMVAALYPARIRSTGVGWALGIGRLGGIAGPAIGGTLLAFGLPPKQIFLCACGPALIAACATVLLTMKAARNREIVVAAPQTRAA
- a CDS encoding LysR family transcriptional regulator, translating into MDIKQLKTFVDVAANGSYARTAAIVGIAQSALSRQMAALERGIGGRLFHRTGRGVVLTELGERMLPRARTLVADASAWEIAARQERAEPHGEVTLGVVPVASRGLIASLAAELRNHYPGIRLRALEAYSGQVEEWLGSGRVEIAIYNRYRRGRVANAESLARADVHLIARRDHPMARRRELAVRSFAEIALAMPVRPNSLTSLLTGLAASQHFELDIRFEAGSTPLIKDVMLASDLATVSSRHVFAREIASGELVAIPVVRPKIVQTTWMSLSSQHPPSAAAQIVTRLIRQLAARPRAAK
- a CDS encoding CaiB/BaiF CoA transferase family protein — its product is MSETFDATAPSGPLTGLRILDISTVIAGPFASTLLADLGAEVLKVEMPETGDALRRLAPHKDGVPLWWKVTNRNKKGITLDLRKPDGKALLGRLVAQHDVLVENFRSGTLDGWGITRAWLQDINPRLTILRVTGFGQTGPYRSTPGFARVFEAMSGFTRMCGEDGGTPLHLGYPISDPIGGLFGAIGVLAELYRIKDNPAARGQEIDCAVAEAMMRTLEFLAIEYDQLGAVRVASGNRSQYAAPGNIYATADGKWASIAASTQSIFERFCKALELEDLISDARFIDNPARVKNNHAIDKIVSDAISRLTLDELRNRLQAHEVGFSPIYDAADIFADPHFIARQAIVSVADEELGDVRMQCVVPRFSETPVSVRRAGPSLGQHNDEIYGALGLNVQEIERLRKAGTI